Proteins from one Erpetoichthys calabaricus chromosome 11, fErpCal1.3, whole genome shotgun sequence genomic window:
- the LOC114661002 gene encoding inositol 1,4,5-trisphosphate receptor-interacting protein-like 2, which produces MTVYTLNLRVFWPLVFCILLATLCFHQILHRGHDSGPDGCDTRSHALLSLVKLILAFGFGYLLIKRCSSSPRTGRREERKLQESLAGPPAAHPNAARKELLDTYYEKQVRLSPHVLGHSKAHVAKLVSELVRAGRADIPPESSLAFRGDYIQIGSAYEEHKVGSPDCFDLLVPLRLPRGLKLEPRCHLTGDCGPGGLAGCSLEAPRKSDWVRHHRAFVDGFFGELGGSEFYRLRPPQVLRWFYSNVQRCLSAIRYPFEQRCYITLSLAEDRVLLHLNPRSDYVCCHISMGVRLIPALHLGDGAYLVAQPKSGVPGSLHEMLWNVYFPKHEQKFLGWVKGRMPASSCHLKCLQLLKAMRELSGQMMDVKGATQWRTVLSSYAIKMAWMQLLLCTPPEAWEECHLVERVEDLLRTLRDGLHKRQIGHIFMRGDAGPLPDFHCLPKFLKEVPPTNLIAGFDPADLDLVSARLAYSWVHLHRLIRLGRPQRDSAARAMRCKHLDST; this is translated from the coding sequence ATGACGGTGTACACCCTAAATCTGAGGGTTTTCTGGCCCCTGGTCTTCTGCATCCTCCTGGCTACACTGTGCTTCCACCAGATTTTACACAGAGGCCACGATTCAGGACCGGATGGCTGTGACACTCGGAGCCATGCACTTCTGTCTCTGGTCAAACTGATCTTGGCGTTTGGCTTTGGTTATCTTCTCATCAAGCGTTGTTCGTCTTCTCCAAGGACAGGAAGGAGGGAAGAGCGAAAGCTCCAGGAATCCCTGGCAGGACCACCAGCTGCACACCCAAACGCCGCAAGGAAAGAGCTGCTGGACACCTATTATGAAAAGCAGGTCCGCCTGTCCCCCCACGTCTTAGGCCATAGCAAGGCACATGTGGCCAAACTGGTAAGCGAGCTGGTCCGAGCAGGCCGGGCTGACATTCCCCCCGAATCCTCACTCGCTTTCCGTGGAGATTACATTCAAATTGGCAGTGCCTACGAGGAGCACAAAGTGGGAAGCCCTGACTGTTTTGACCTTCTGGTTCCCCTGCGTCTGCCCCGAGGACTCAAGCTGGAACCTCGATGCCACTTAACTGGAGACTGTGGTCCTGGGGGTCTAGCGGGTTGCAGTCTGGAAGCTCCTCGGAAGTCGGACTGGGTACGGCATCACCGTGCTTTTGTAGATGGGTTCTTTGGAGAACTTGGCGGGAGCGAGTTTTATAGGCTACGCCCACCGCAGGTCCTGAGATGGTTTTACTCCAATGTGCAGCGCTGCTTGAGTGCCATCCGTTACCCATTTGAGCAACGCTGCTACATCACTCTGAGCCTGGCAGAGGATCGCGTGCTGCTTCACCTGAACCCTCGATCTGACTATGTCTGTTGCCACATCTCCATGGGCGTCCGCCTtatccctgccttgcaccttgggGACGGTGCTTACCTTGTTGCCCAGCCCAAGTCCGGAGTGCCAGGCAGCTTGcatgagatgctgtggaatgttTACTTCCCCAAACATGAACAGAAGTTTTTGGGCTGGGTTAAGGGTCGAATGCCTGCCAGCTCTTGCCACCTCAAATGTCTGCAGCTCCTGAAAGCCATGAGGGAGCTCAGTGGTCAGATGATGGATGTTAAGGGTGCCACCCAGTGGAGAACTGTCCTCTCCTCGTATGCCATAAAGATGGCCTGGATGCAGCTGCTTTTGTGCACCCCGCCTGAGGCTTGGGAGGAATGCCATCTGGTGGAGCGAGTGGAGGACTTGCTGCGCACCCTTCGAGACGGCCTGCATAAAAGGCAAATTGGGCACATTTTTATGAGAGGGGATGCTGGCCCATTGCCGGATTTCCACTGTCTTCCCAAGTTCCTCAAAGAGGTGCCCCCTACGAACCTAATAGCAGGATTTGACCCTGCTGATCTGGATCTCGTCTCGGCAAGACTTGCTTACTCCTGGGTCCACCTGCACCGACTAATCCGACTCGGTCGTCCACAGCGGGACAGTGCAGCGAGGGCAATGAGGTGTAAACATCTCGATTCAACCTAG